From the genome of Streptacidiphilus rugosus AM-16, one region includes:
- the pulA gene encoding pullulanase-type alpha-1,6-glucosidase: MNRSRWRSLLLTAALLSPAVAGASGASGAEAAARSAALPAAPSDSSLAATPDRHGLNKEQFYFLLPDRFANGDSGNDTGGITGTRMATGYDPTDSGFYHGGDLAGIIDKLSYIKKLGTTAIWMAPIFKNRPVQGTGSNASAGYHGYWITDFTQVDPHFGTNAQLKELIQKAHAMGMKVFFDVITNHTADVVDYAEKTYDYRSTGAYPTLDATGRPVDTTAVANANAADGTANYPKLTKNSFPYTPVFDSAADATVKSPAWLNDVTLYHNRGNTTFAGENATEGDFSGLDDLDTQDPRVVSGMEKIYENWVKQDDVDGFRIDTVKNVNMAFWQQWAPALKKYAEEQGNKKFFMFGEVYDANTTVNSSYVTQGKLDAALGFPFQNAARLYASQGASAQVLSSLYADDYKYASAESDAYEQPTFLGNHDMGRIGSFLQSDNPGASDATLLKKDDLAQQLLFLTRGQPVVYYGDEQGFTGPGGDKSARQDMFASQTAEYNADAVIGGSTGSAARYSTTAPVYTTIAQLAALRAANPALANGAQIERYAASGPGVYAFSRIDAKQQVEYLVAVNNATTDQAVQVPTYSAGMGFTPIYGSGQSHAVTGADSKLSLTVPADSAVVYKADARLGATGAAPGLTLSAPADGSSGVVTVKADVTGGGFNRVVVAASVGTGAWKVLGSADHAPYAVTQDLGAVPPGTTVRYKAVVVDNSGRTADASGATLVGAAPVTPKPTAVSRGYAVVHYHRADGNYAGWNLYAWGDIADGEGTTWPDGHPFVGRDAFGAFAYVKLKQGASNVGFIIENNGTKDTAADRSVDISQTGEVWVNSGDGTTYTSNPGASDTVPAGTAIIHYHRADGNYTGWGLHDWTGAANPTDWTSPLQPSGTDAFGDVFTVPLASGATSLSYILHNGDTKDLPDDQSLVFGQNGREVWILNGTPGYLLPEASASSADLDLAKSKAQLVDGNTVAVPANWGFGANVPGGSSAELVYSPTGAIAIKDGDTTDPGYWLRLLPVSGGLTAAQLAAHPELKGYAAFTVDPRDRSRIKLALRSQLVMTEREADGALLAATGVQLPGALDALYGAAAAKAALGPVFGEDGAPTLSVWAPTAQQVSLELFDSATATTPTLVPMRRQDGSGVWSVRGAGNWTGKFYRYKVTVWAPSVQKVVTNEVTDPYSVALSTDSRLSEITDLRSASLAPQGWSADRSPKALTAAQQEIQELHVRDFSVADATVPADQRGSYLAFTDLNSAGMKHLAELAKHGLTTVHLLPSFDFSSAPEAKSEQTTPACDLASLPADSDQQQACIAKQASTDAYNWGYDPLHYNVPEGSYATDPNGTARTVQFRQMVQALHRIGLRVVMDVVYNHTAASGENAASVLDQIVPGYYQRLSADGAVTTDSCCADTAPEHAMMNKLVVDSTRLWATQYHVDGFRFDLMGLDPKSTMLDVKAGLAHTGRSEFLYGEGWNFGTVANDSRFVQATQANMAGTGIATFNDRLRDAVRGGGPFDTNPHLQGFASGLFTDPNGDSVNGTADQQKAALLHQMDQIEVGLTGNLAQYSFTDSVGKTVTGSEIDYNGAPAGYTAAPGEAITYVDAHDNLDLYDALAYKLPTGTSMADRTRMQALALATTALSQGPGFSVAGSDLLRSKSLDGNSFDGGDWFNAIQWQCANGNGFGHGLPVAASNSGFWSFAKPLLGDPSLVAGCSAQQQSSALYQQFLQIKASTPLFSLNTAAAVQQRLSYPLSGTAGEVPGVITLHLDGRGMPGWKSVTVVFNATPTAQTQTLTGLIGTSQQLHPVQAAGTDPVVKTASFDPATGAFTIPARTVAVYVQP; this comes from the coding sequence ATGAACCGGTCCAGATGGAGAAGCCTGCTCCTCACAGCGGCGCTGCTCAGCCCAGCCGTGGCAGGCGCCTCGGGCGCCTCCGGCGCGGAGGCCGCAGCACGGTCGGCCGCACTGCCCGCAGCCCCCTCGGACTCATCGCTCGCCGCCACGCCCGACCGGCACGGGCTGAACAAGGAGCAGTTCTACTTCCTGCTGCCCGACCGCTTCGCCAACGGCGACAGCGGCAACGACACCGGCGGCATCACCGGCACCCGGATGGCCACCGGTTACGACCCGACCGACTCGGGCTTCTACCACGGCGGCGACCTCGCCGGGATCATCGACAAGCTCTCCTACATCAAGAAGCTCGGCACCACCGCCATCTGGATGGCGCCGATCTTCAAGAACCGGCCGGTCCAGGGCACCGGCAGCAACGCCTCGGCCGGCTACCACGGCTACTGGATCACCGACTTCACCCAGGTCGACCCGCACTTCGGCACGAACGCCCAGCTGAAGGAGCTGATCCAGAAGGCCCACGCGATGGGCATGAAGGTCTTCTTCGACGTCATCACCAACCACACCGCCGACGTCGTCGACTACGCGGAGAAGACCTACGACTACCGTTCCACCGGCGCCTACCCGACCCTCGACGCGACCGGCCGACCGGTCGACACCACCGCGGTCGCGAACGCCAACGCCGCCGACGGCACCGCGAACTACCCGAAGCTGACCAAGAACTCCTTCCCGTACACACCGGTCTTCGACTCCGCGGCCGACGCCACCGTCAAGAGCCCCGCCTGGCTCAACGACGTGACGCTCTACCACAACCGGGGCAACACGACCTTCGCCGGCGAGAACGCCACCGAGGGCGACTTCTCCGGCCTGGACGACCTGGACACCCAGGACCCGCGCGTGGTCTCCGGCATGGAGAAGATCTACGAGAACTGGGTCAAGCAGGACGACGTCGACGGATTCCGCATCGACACCGTCAAGAACGTCAACATGGCGTTCTGGCAGCAGTGGGCCCCGGCGCTGAAGAAGTACGCCGAGGAGCAGGGCAACAAGAAGTTCTTCATGTTCGGCGAGGTCTACGACGCGAACACCACCGTCAACTCGTCCTACGTGACCCAGGGCAAGCTCGACGCGGCGCTCGGCTTCCCGTTCCAGAACGCGGCCCGGCTCTACGCCTCCCAGGGCGCGTCGGCGCAGGTGCTCTCCTCCCTCTACGCGGACGACTACAAGTACGCCTCCGCCGAGAGCGACGCCTACGAGCAGCCGACCTTCCTCGGCAACCACGACATGGGCCGGATCGGCTCCTTCCTGCAGTCGGACAACCCGGGCGCGAGCGACGCGACGCTGCTGAAGAAGGACGACCTGGCCCAGCAGCTGCTCTTCCTGACCCGCGGCCAGCCGGTCGTCTACTACGGCGACGAGCAGGGCTTCACCGGCCCCGGCGGCGACAAGTCGGCGCGGCAGGACATGTTCGCCTCGCAGACCGCCGAGTACAACGCCGACGCCGTCATCGGCGGCAGCACCGGCTCCGCTGCCCGCTACTCCACCACCGCTCCCGTCTACACGACGATCGCGCAGCTCGCCGCCCTGCGCGCGGCCAACCCCGCCCTCGCGAACGGCGCCCAGATCGAGCGGTACGCCGCGAGCGGCCCCGGCGTCTACGCCTTCTCCCGCATCGACGCGAAGCAGCAGGTCGAGTACCTGGTCGCGGTCAACAACGCGACCACCGACCAGGCCGTCCAGGTGCCGACCTACTCCGCCGGCATGGGCTTCACCCCGATCTACGGAAGCGGCCAGTCCCACGCCGTCACCGGCGCGGACAGCAAGCTTTCCCTCACCGTCCCGGCCGACTCCGCCGTCGTCTACAAGGCCGACGCCCGCCTCGGCGCGACCGGCGCCGCGCCCGGCCTCACGCTGAGCGCGCCCGCCGACGGCTCCTCGGGCGTCGTCACCGTCAAGGCCGACGTCACCGGCGGCGGCTTCAACCGCGTCGTGGTCGCCGCCTCCGTCGGCACCGGCGCCTGGAAGGTGCTCGGCAGCGCCGACCACGCCCCCTACGCCGTCACCCAGGACCTCGGCGCGGTCCCGCCCGGCACCACGGTCCGCTACAAGGCCGTCGTCGTCGACAACTCCGGCCGCACCGCCGACGCGAGCGGCGCCACCCTGGTCGGCGCGGCCCCGGTGACGCCGAAGCCGACCGCCGTCTCGCGCGGCTACGCGGTGGTCCACTACCACCGCGCCGACGGGAACTACGCCGGCTGGAACCTCTACGCCTGGGGCGACATCGCCGACGGCGAGGGCACCACCTGGCCCGACGGGCACCCCTTCGTCGGACGCGACGCCTTCGGCGCCTTCGCCTACGTGAAGCTGAAGCAGGGCGCGAGCAACGTCGGCTTCATCATCGAGAACAACGGCACCAAGGACACCGCCGCGGACCGGTCCGTCGACATCTCGCAGACCGGTGAGGTCTGGGTGAACTCCGGCGACGGAACCACCTACACCAGCAACCCCGGCGCCTCGGACACCGTCCCGGCCGGCACCGCGATCATCCACTACCACCGGGCGGACGGGAACTACACCGGCTGGGGCCTGCACGACTGGACCGGCGCCGCCAACCCGACCGACTGGACCTCCCCGCTCCAGCCCTCCGGCACCGACGCCTTCGGCGACGTGTTCACCGTGCCGCTGGCCTCCGGCGCCACCTCGCTCAGCTACATCCTGCACAACGGCGACACCAAGGACCTGCCCGACGACCAGTCGCTGGTGTTCGGCCAGAACGGCCGCGAGGTCTGGATCCTGAACGGCACCCCGGGCTACCTGCTGCCCGAGGCCTCCGCGTCCTCGGCCGACCTGGACCTGGCCAAGTCCAAGGCGCAGCTCGTCGACGGCAACACCGTCGCCGTCCCCGCGAACTGGGGCTTCGGAGCGAACGTCCCCGGCGGCTCCTCCGCCGAACTGGTCTACTCGCCGACCGGCGCGATCGCGATCAAGGACGGCGACACCACCGACCCGGGCTACTGGCTCCGCCTGCTGCCCGTCAGCGGCGGCCTGACGGCCGCCCAGCTCGCCGCGCACCCGGAGCTGAAGGGCTACGCCGCCTTCACCGTCGACCCGCGCGACCGCTCCCGGATCAAGCTCGCGCTCCGCTCGCAGCTGGTGATGACCGAGCGTGAGGCCGACGGCGCGCTGCTCGCCGCCACCGGCGTCCAACTGCCCGGAGCGCTCGACGCGCTCTACGGCGCGGCGGCCGCCAAGGCGGCCCTCGGCCCGGTCTTCGGCGAGGACGGCGCCCCGACGCTCTCGGTGTGGGCGCCGACCGCGCAGCAGGTCTCGCTGGAGCTCTTCGACTCGGCGACCGCGACCACGCCGACCCTGGTGCCGATGCGGCGTCAGGACGGCAGCGGGGTCTGGTCGGTGCGGGGCGCAGGCAACTGGACCGGGAAGTTCTACCGCTACAAGGTCACCGTCTGGGCCCCCAGCGTCCAGAAGGTGGTGACCAACGAGGTCACCGACCCCTACTCGGTCGCCCTGTCCACCGATTCCAGGCTGAGCGAGATCACCGACCTGCGCTCCGCCTCCCTGGCCCCCCAGGGCTGGTCCGCGGACCGCTCGCCGAAGGCGCTCACCGCCGCCCAGCAGGAGATCCAGGAGCTGCACGTCCGCGACTTCTCCGTCGCCGACGCGACCGTCCCGGCCGACCAGCGCGGCAGCTACCTCGCCTTCACCGACCTGAACTCGGCCGGGATGAAGCACCTGGCCGAGCTCGCCAAGCACGGCCTGACCACCGTGCACCTGCTGCCCTCGTTCGACTTCTCCTCCGCCCCGGAGGCGAAGAGCGAGCAGACCACCCCGGCCTGCGACCTCGCCTCGCTGCCGGCCGACTCCGACCAGCAGCAGGCCTGCATCGCCAAGCAGGCGTCCACCGACGCCTACAACTGGGGCTACGACCCGCTGCACTACAACGTCCCCGAGGGCTCCTACGCCACCGACCCGAACGGCACGGCCCGCACCGTGCAGTTCCGGCAGATGGTCCAGGCGCTGCACCGGATCGGGCTCCGCGTGGTCATGGACGTCGTCTACAACCACACCGCCGCCTCCGGCGAGAACGCCGCCAGCGTCCTGGACCAGATCGTCCCCGGCTACTACCAGCGGCTCTCCGCCGACGGGGCGGTGACCACCGACTCCTGCTGCGCGGACACCGCCCCCGAGCACGCCATGATGAACAAGCTGGTCGTCGACTCCACCCGGCTCTGGGCCACCCAGTACCACGTGGACGGCTTCCGCTTCGACCTGATGGGCCTGGACCCGAAGTCCACCATGCTCGACGTCAAGGCCGGCCTGGCCCACACCGGCCGCTCCGAGTTCCTCTACGGCGAGGGCTGGAACTTCGGCACCGTCGCCAACGACTCCCGCTTCGTCCAGGCCACCCAGGCCAACATGGCCGGCACCGGGATCGCCACCTTCAACGACCGGCTCCGCGACGCCGTCCGCGGCGGCGGCCCCTTCGACACCAACCCCCACCTGCAGGGCTTCGCCTCCGGCCTGTTCACCGACCCCAACGGCGACAGCGTCAACGGCACGGCCGACCAGCAGAAGGCGGCGCTGCTGCACCAGATGGACCAGATCGAGGTCGGCCTGACCGGCAACCTGGCCCAGTACTCCTTCACCGACAGCGTGGGGAAGACCGTCACCGGCTCGGAGATCGACTACAACGGTGCGCCCGCCGGCTACACCGCCGCCCCCGGGGAGGCCATCACCTACGTGGACGCCCACGACAACCTGGACCTCTACGACGCCCTCGCCTACAAGCTGCCGACCGGCACCTCGATGGCGGACCGGACCCGGATGCAGGCCCTCGCGCTGGCCACCACCGCGCTGTCGCAGGGCCCCGGCTTCTCGGTCGCGGGCAGCGACCTGCTGCGCAGCAAGTCGCTGGACGGCAACTCCTTCGACGGCGGTGACTGGTTCAACGCGATCCAGTGGCAGTGCGCCAACGGCAACGGCTTCGGCCACGGCCTGCCGGTGGCGGCGTCCAACTCCGGCTTCTGGTCCTTCGCCAAGCCGCTGCTGGGCGACCCCTCGCTGGTCGCCGGCTGCTCCGCGCAGCAGCAGTCCAGCGCGCTCTACCAGCAGTTCCTCCAGATCAAGGCCTCCACGCCGCTCTTCTCGCTGAACACGGCCGCCGCCGTGCAGCAGCGGCTGAGCTACCCGCTGTCCGGCACGGCGGGCGAGGTGCCCGGCGTGATCACCCTGCACCTGGACGGAAGGGGCATGCCCGGCTGGAAGTCGGTCACCGTGGTCTTCAACGCGACCCCGACCGCGCAGACCCAGACCCTCACCGGCCTGATCGGCACGAGCCAGCAGCTCCACCCGGTCCAGGCCGCCGGCACCGACCCGGTCGTGAAGACCGCGTCCTTCGACCCCGCCACCGGCGCCTTCACCATCCCCGCGAGGACCGTGGCGGTCTACGTCCAGCCGTGA
- a CDS encoding carbohydrate-binding module family 20 domain-containing protein: protein MPRQTGRLRTLLASGALLAAGTVIPLALTGGTAHASAANGGDVIANLFMWNWSSVASECTNVLGPKGYGAVQVAPPQDSIRLSGAHPWWEIYQPVGYDLNSRMGTEAQFQSMVTTCHNAGVKVYVDAVVNHMAGSNQSSTDSYGGDSFSESAMTYNQVPYNSSDFHSYPANCPNSGMSINDWNNQTQVQECDLVSLEDLYTETDDVRGKIAGYLNKLIGDGVDGFRVDSAKHINQADMANIESRLNNTLWGQRPYVLQEVFPGSSGNLAPAAFEGNGSVIGFDYADNLKNQFTGNIANLKTFGSSWGLQPSASDGAMVTNHDTERDGSTLNYKNGAAFTLANEFMLAWGYGNQPSVYSGFDWNSSDDSPPADANGYVTNTDCANGWYCTDRIQGVANMVGWHNAAQGASVANWYDDGSNLIAFSRGSKAWIAINNESSTQTKTFQTGLAAGTYCDVIHGDYTAATGACSGPTVAVDANGNATVSVAAKDAVALYAISTGTSSPSPSASASASASASASASASPSASASASATAPAGSVAETFTVSGAPTSAPMYLVGSVSGLGNWAPSAAVPMTQSGSTWTTTVTLPQSTAVQYKYIEKDSAGNVTWEPGSNHSATTGAGSTATLTDSYNGSSSSVSETFDETATTWLGQNVYLVGSIPALGSWNTASAVPLSSAAYPTWSAAVNLPANTSFAYKFIKKDPDGTITWESGANHTATTGTSAATLSNTWGATATSPVGVTFDETKTTVTGQNVYVVGSIDSLGFWDPNSAILLSSANYPIWSKTVSLSPNTSFEYKYIVKDSAGNITWESGANRAYTTGASGSVTLNDSWK from the coding sequence ATGCCCCGTCAAACCGGCCGACTCCGAACGCTGTTGGCGTCCGGCGCGCTGCTGGCCGCCGGCACCGTGATACCGCTCGCCCTGACCGGCGGCACCGCCCACGCGAGCGCCGCCAACGGCGGCGACGTGATCGCCAACCTGTTCATGTGGAACTGGTCCTCGGTCGCCTCGGAGTGCACGAACGTCCTGGGCCCCAAGGGCTACGGCGCGGTCCAGGTGGCGCCGCCGCAGGACTCGATCAGACTCTCCGGCGCCCACCCGTGGTGGGAGATCTACCAGCCGGTCGGCTACGACCTGAACAGCAGAATGGGCACGGAGGCACAGTTCCAGTCGATGGTGACGACCTGCCACAACGCGGGCGTCAAGGTGTACGTCGACGCGGTCGTCAACCACATGGCCGGATCGAACCAGTCGAGCACCGACTCCTACGGCGGCGACAGCTTCTCCGAGTCGGCGATGACCTACAACCAGGTCCCCTACAACTCCTCCGACTTCCACAGCTACCCGGCGAACTGCCCGAACTCGGGCATGAGCATCAACGACTGGAACAACCAGACCCAGGTCCAGGAGTGCGACCTGGTCTCGCTCGAAGACCTCTACACCGAGACCGACGACGTCCGCGGCAAGATCGCGGGCTACCTGAACAAGCTCATCGGCGACGGCGTCGACGGCTTCCGGGTGGACTCGGCCAAGCACATCAACCAGGCCGACATGGCCAACATCGAGTCCCGCCTGAACAACACGCTCTGGGGCCAGCGCCCCTACGTGCTGCAGGAGGTGTTCCCCGGCAGCTCGGGCAACCTCGCGCCGGCCGCCTTCGAGGGCAACGGCAGCGTGATCGGCTTCGACTATGCCGACAACCTGAAGAACCAGTTCACCGGGAACATCGCCAACCTGAAGACCTTCGGCAGCTCCTGGGGCCTGCAGCCGAGCGCCTCGGACGGCGCGATGGTGACCAACCACGACACCGAGCGCGACGGCAGCACCCTCAACTACAAGAACGGCGCCGCCTTCACCCTGGCGAACGAGTTCATGCTGGCCTGGGGCTACGGCAACCAGCCCTCGGTCTACTCCGGCTTCGACTGGAACAGCTCCGACGACTCCCCGCCGGCCGACGCGAACGGCTACGTCACGAACACCGACTGCGCCAACGGCTGGTACTGCACCGACCGGATCCAGGGCGTCGCCAACATGGTCGGCTGGCACAACGCCGCCCAGGGCGCGTCGGTGGCCAACTGGTACGACGACGGTTCGAACCTGATCGCCTTCTCGCGCGGCAGCAAGGCGTGGATCGCGATCAACAACGAGAGCTCGACGCAGACGAAGACCTTCCAGACCGGCCTGGCCGCCGGCACCTACTGCGACGTCATCCACGGCGACTACACGGCGGCGACGGGCGCGTGCTCCGGTCCGACGGTCGCGGTGGACGCGAACGGCAACGCGACCGTCTCGGTCGCGGCGAAGGACGCCGTGGCGCTGTACGCGATCTCGACGGGCACGTCCTCGCCGTCGCCGTCGGCGTCGGCGTCGGCCTCTGCGTCTGCGTCTGCGTCTGCATCCGCCTCGCCGTCTGCATCAGCATCCGCATCCGCGACGGCGCCTGCGGGCAGCGTCGCCGAGACGTTCACCGTGAGCGGGGCGCCGACCAGCGCGCCGATGTACCTGGTCGGCTCCGTCAGCGGCCTGGGCAACTGGGCGCCGTCCGCCGCCGTCCCGATGACGCAGTCCGGCTCGACCTGGACCACGACGGTGACGCTGCCGCAGTCCACGGCAGTCCAGTACAAGTACATCGAGAAGGACTCCGCGGGGAACGTCACCTGGGAGCCCGGCTCGAACCACTCCGCCACCACCGGCGCGGGCAGCACCGCCACGCTGACGGACAGCTACAACGGCTCCAGCAGCAGCGTCAGTGAGACCTTCGACGAGACCGCGACGACCTGGCTCGGCCAGAACGTCTACCTCGTCGGCTCGATCCCGGCCCTCGGCAGCTGGAACACCGCGAGCGCGGTCCCGCTCTCCTCGGCCGCCTACCCGACCTGGTCGGCCGCGGTCAACCTGCCGGCCAACACCTCGTTCGCCTACAAGTTCATCAAGAAGGACCCGGACGGCACCATCACCTGGGAGTCGGGCGCGAACCACACGGCCACGACGGGCACGTCCGCGGCCACGCTCAGCAACACCTGGGGCGCGACGGCCACCAGCCCCGTGGGCGTCACCTTCGACGAGACGAAGACGACGGTCACCGGCCAGAACGTCTATGTGGTCGGCAGCATCGACAGTCTCGGATTCTGGGACCCGAACAGCGCGATCCTGCTCTCATCAGCGAATTACCCCATTTGGTCCAAGACCGTCAGCCTGAGCCCGAACACCTCCTTCGAGTACAAGTACATCGTCAAGGACTCGGCCGGAAACATCACCTGGGAGTCGGGCGCCAATCGCGCCTACACCACCGGAGCCTCCGGCAGCGTGACCCTGAACGACAGCTGGAAATAA
- a CDS encoding phosphatase PAP2 family protein, translating into MGKATEAHTSTRGPIGNLLRSVRGHFHSPGRPRLWIELLLIAVSYWIYSMVRNAVPEMETRAQRNAHDIWALEQTLHIAVERSVNHAVDSVTWLITGLNYDYATLHFIVTIAVLVWLFRGHSGRYAAARLSLFVTTGFALFGYYFYPLAPPRLMFGGGFVDTVAKHHTWGSMASGDMAHVSNQFAAMPSMHIGWSLWCGVTIFFLAKRRWVRVLGVLYPLSTLMVIVATANHFFMDAVAGALCTLVGLTTSRLVYRRWPYSFPKAAPPSHLPEPAQPEPVGATR; encoded by the coding sequence ATGGGGAAGGCAACGGAAGCACACACCAGCACCAGGGGGCCTATCGGCAACCTGCTGCGATCGGTGCGTGGACACTTCCATTCGCCGGGACGTCCCCGCTTGTGGATCGAGCTGCTGCTGATCGCCGTGAGCTACTGGATCTACTCGATGGTGCGCAACGCGGTCCCCGAGATGGAGACCCGGGCGCAGCGCAATGCTCACGACATCTGGGCGCTCGAACAGACGCTGCACATCGCTGTGGAGCGTTCCGTCAACCATGCCGTCGACTCGGTGACATGGTTGATCACCGGACTGAACTACGACTACGCGACCTTGCACTTCATCGTGACGATCGCCGTCCTTGTGTGGTTGTTCCGCGGCCATTCGGGACGATATGCGGCGGCACGACTGTCACTTTTCGTGACAACCGGTTTCGCACTGTTCGGGTATTACTTCTATCCGCTCGCACCGCCCAGACTGATGTTCGGCGGCGGATTCGTGGACACCGTGGCCAAACACCACACCTGGGGCTCGATGGCCTCGGGGGACATGGCGCACGTCTCCAACCAGTTCGCGGCGATGCCTTCGATGCATATCGGCTGGTCGCTCTGGTGCGGCGTGACGATCTTCTTCCTGGCGAAACGGCGCTGGGTGCGGGTGCTCGGCGTGCTCTATCCGCTGTCGACGCTGATGGTGATCGTCGCGACGGCCAACCACTTCTTCATGGACGCGGTCGCCGGCGCGCTGTGCACGCTGGTGGGTCTGACGACCTCCCGCCTCGTCTACCGCCGCTGGCCCTACAGCTTCCCCAAGGCCGCCCCGCCGAGCCACCTCCCCGAACCCGCCCAACCCGAGCCGGTCGGTGCGACGAGGTAG